In Isachenkonia alkalipeptolytica, a genomic segment contains:
- the rpsP gene encoding 30S ribosomal protein S16 — MAVKIRLKRMGAKKRPFYRIVVADSRSPRDGRFIEELGYYNPVSTPKEIKINGDKAKEWLGKGAQPTDTVKYLFKNNGIV; from the coding sequence ATGGCAGTAAAAATTCGATTAAAAAGAATGGGTGCTAAAAAAAGACCTTTCTATAGAATTGTAGTAGCTGATTCCAGATCTCCACGGGATGGACGATTCATTGAAGAGCTTGGATACTACAATCCGGTATCTACACCAAAGGAAATTAAAATCAATGGTGATAAGGCAAAGGAATGGTTAGGCAAAGGCGCACAACCTACAGACACAGTAAAGTATTTGTTTAAAAACAACGGTATTGTATAG